A window of the Salvelinus sp. IW2-2015 linkage group LG3, ASM291031v2, whole genome shotgun sequence genome harbors these coding sequences:
- the LOC111956357 gene encoding SLAM family member 8-like, giving the protein MQRVVGVPLIINKRVGDSVELLAGLENGHFKSLVWKYMGKDIAEFNSEVVYSPGSQFEGRLKMNTENFSLTVRELTLQDSGDFLLTGEGDKGQIDSKTITLKVHEPISKVAIQTDVKLLANHSCTVRLVCNVSCYPNLTYTWERDNEIYGDAQQIYFSLSPAERNISVKCNASNLVSWKTASETVKCSNDTTTPEYVTGLPWYTIYIGVTMGGAVVLILTXAVAVCYCRGRSNTADQTDNAIYADIMDNTIIKDTRLNSQVNPISIYETVNDLVIPRLNKPQTLYDKITFGRPEGPPCPYQKVL; this is encoded by the exons TTGTGGGTGTTCCTCTGATCATTAACAAGAGAGTGGGGGACTCCGTGGAGCTGCTGGCAGGCTTAGAGAATGGACATTTCAAATCCTTGGTGTGGAAGTATATGGGAAAGGATATTGCAGAATTCAACTCAGAAGTTGTATATTCACCTGGATCCCAGTTTGAGGGGAGACTAAAGATGAACACCGAAAACTTCAGTTTAACAGTCAGAGAACTGACACTGCAAGACTCAGGGGATTTTCTACTTACAGGCGAAGGGGACAAAGGTCAGATTGACAGTAAGACCATCACTCTGAAGGTCCACG AGCCTATATCCAAGGTGGCGATCCAGACAGACGTCAAGCTATTGGCCAACCACTCCTGTACGGTACGGCTGGTGTGCAACGTGTCCTGCTACCCCAACCTTACCTACACCtgggagagagacaatgagatctACGGGGACGCCCAGCAgatttacttctctctctcaccagcagAGAGAAACATCAGTGTAAAGTGCAACGCCTCCAACCTGGTCAGTTGGAAAACTGCCTCTGAGACAGTAAAGTGTAGTAATGACACAACCACCCCAG AATATGTGACAGGACTGCCGTGGTATACCATCTACATCGGAGTAACAATGGGAGGTGCTGTGGTGCTGATCCTCACTGYAGCTGTGGCAGTGTGCTACTGCAGGGGCCGAAGTAACACAG CAGATCAAACTGATAACGCAATATATGCTGATATTATGGACAACACAATAATTAAAGAT ACAAGATTAAACAGTCAGGTAAACCCAATATCCATCTATGAAACTGTCAATGATCTGGTTATCCCAAGATTGAACAAG